The Candidatus Manganitrophaceae bacterium genome contains a region encoding:
- the smc gene encoding chromosome segregation protein SMC: protein MRLKSLEIFGFKTFFDKTVLRFQPGMTAIVGPNGCGKSNLLDAILWVLGEQSPKNLRGERMEDVIFNGTELRKPLGLAEVSLTFGDISNELPPPYTPYAEITISRRLYRSGESEYYINKTPSRLKDIRDLLIDTGTGYRSHTIIEQGKVDQIISASPFERREIIEEAAGIAKYRLRKAEALRKLDATDQNLVRVHDIIGEVKRQINSLDRQARKAEKYKRMKEELKSLELQVAHTEWREWRQKREALTEEEARLKEEESRQGTALETLGLQQSEAQLSLTQKEGELTRINTQLTEVEVQIQRQESRIELLHAQRQEWIETQTRTNQEIRETRQSESTLATEQEELEKEKALIEQALPEGNIKLTHRQEEADRVNARLNAKVAELEQEKTTLFDLVSRITAARNNLAHIQTRKEELDRKKERGSLEQKSVLKKMEQSEQTLQQLNHRIEAIKQQLTEKQAAHVSTTSQLKEIEAELKTKEERLARAKEERAAASAQSASREDFYRGLLGEEEGTENVLLQLDGLQGMIADLIEVPPRYEKAIEAVLENRLRGIVVEGSAEIKKGIGYLRQKEMGRGAFFPRVPRSFKTRGHSPIEGKGIIGRATDLITTQKGYEEIAEALLGTVILVTDLDAALQIWESGQHPEILVTLQGDVVDPSGIVSGGERGESGLLAQKREIRSLSEQIDHLIEEIQGLETDIESGQKKKQGALSEMEFLATGIRSLEIQVLHEEKDHDSLLSEINRLQDGHQTLLFEQEEESKEEADLLHLEKSEQEAITGTEQAKTEKEAAIIRWQELLSKIRQSLEEVKESVVQLKMATASLKEKQGHLLEKRDRISREREDLSLRCREKEQLLTSLQEKLGAGEKEEGEITASIQESSLEREGFLSLIREKREAHAAVLLNRQDIEGEIGKLRTSIEQTKNVLQEKALHKMEAGINQEKIEETILMNYQIEIANQEMLPVEDFSFDEAHASAARLRGTLEQMGPVNMGAIEEYQELSTRYEFLTSQEKDLTESMDSLREAIAKINKTTRGLFVDTFHKLNEKFGEVFNSFFGGGKAELIMLDEAHPLESGIELLAQPPGKKTRSITLLSGGEKALTAISLLFAVFLIHPSPFSILDEIDAPLDEENTRRFTKAIHKMSEKTQLIIITHNKLTMETADVLYGVTMEETGISKLVSVNLKSKPRTDSHPVGTPVSAG, encoded by the coding sequence ATGCGACTGAAAAGTCTAGAGATTTTCGGTTTTAAGACCTTTTTTGATAAAACGGTCCTGAGATTTCAACCCGGGATGACGGCAATCGTCGGGCCGAACGGCTGCGGAAAGAGCAACCTGCTCGACGCCATCCTCTGGGTCCTGGGAGAACAAAGCCCGAAAAACCTCCGGGGAGAACGCATGGAAGATGTGATCTTCAACGGGACGGAGCTTCGGAAGCCCCTCGGCCTAGCGGAAGTGTCCCTCACCTTCGGTGATATTTCCAATGAGCTCCCCCCGCCTTACACGCCTTATGCCGAAATTACCATCAGCCGTCGCCTCTACCGCTCCGGCGAAAGTGAATATTACATCAATAAAACCCCCAGCCGACTAAAAGATATTCGCGATCTTCTCATCGATACCGGTACAGGCTATCGCTCCCATACCATCATTGAGCAGGGGAAGGTCGATCAGATCATCTCTGCCTCACCCTTTGAGCGGCGCGAAATTATTGAAGAAGCGGCCGGCATCGCAAAATATCGTCTTCGAAAAGCGGAGGCACTCCGTAAGCTGGATGCAACCGATCAAAATCTGGTCCGTGTACACGACATCATTGGAGAAGTAAAGCGACAGATCAATTCACTCGACCGCCAGGCACGGAAGGCGGAAAAATATAAGCGGATGAAAGAGGAGCTCAAATCCCTTGAATTACAAGTCGCCCATACGGAATGGCGCGAATGGAGGCAGAAGCGGGAAGCGCTGACGGAAGAAGAAGCCCGGCTTAAGGAAGAGGAATCCCGCCAGGGTACTGCTTTGGAAACGCTCGGATTACAGCAGTCGGAGGCCCAGCTCTCTTTAACACAGAAAGAGGGAGAACTCACTCGAATCAACACACAACTGACTGAAGTTGAAGTGCAGATTCAACGCCAGGAAAGCCGAATTGAACTTCTGCATGCCCAACGGCAGGAGTGGATTGAGACCCAAACCCGCACAAATCAGGAGATCAGGGAAACGCGTCAATCAGAATCAACGCTGGCCACAGAACAGGAAGAACTGGAGAAAGAAAAAGCACTAATCGAGCAAGCCCTCCCCGAAGGAAATATAAAACTGACCCATCGACAGGAAGAAGCGGATCGGGTCAACGCGAGGCTAAACGCAAAGGTTGCCGAATTAGAGCAGGAAAAGACCACCCTCTTTGATCTCGTCTCCCGGATAACAGCGGCCAGAAACAACCTTGCTCATATTCAAACACGCAAAGAAGAATTGGACCGAAAAAAAGAACGCGGTTCCCTTGAACAGAAAAGTGTCTTAAAAAAAATGGAGCAATCCGAGCAGACGCTGCAACAACTCAATCATCGTATCGAAGCGATAAAGCAACAGCTCACTGAAAAACAGGCGGCACATGTTTCAACAACATCACAGTTGAAAGAAATCGAGGCCGAACTAAAAACAAAAGAAGAACGTCTCGCGCGCGCTAAAGAAGAACGGGCGGCCGCTTCGGCGCAATCGGCCTCCCGCGAAGATTTTTATCGCGGATTGTTGGGCGAAGAGGAAGGCACGGAGAATGTCCTTCTCCAACTGGATGGCTTACAGGGCATGATCGCCGACCTAATCGAGGTTCCTCCCCGCTATGAAAAAGCGATCGAGGCGGTCCTGGAAAACCGTCTTCGCGGAATCGTCGTGGAAGGATCGGCTGAGATCAAGAAAGGAATCGGCTATCTTCGTCAGAAGGAGATGGGCCGCGGAGCCTTCTTTCCGCGCGTCCCCCGTTCCTTCAAAACAAGGGGTCACTCTCCGATCGAAGGAAAAGGAATCATTGGCCGGGCCACAGACCTGATCACCACCCAGAAAGGCTACGAGGAGATTGCCGAAGCCCTTCTCGGCACGGTTATTCTCGTCACGGATCTCGACGCCGCGCTTCAGATATGGGAGTCCGGCCAACATCCTGAAATCCTGGTGACGCTTCAGGGTGATGTTGTGGACCCAAGCGGGATCGTTTCCGGAGGAGAACGAGGGGAATCAGGCCTCCTGGCACAAAAAAGAGAGATCCGTTCCCTTTCCGAACAAATCGACCACCTCATAGAAGAGATCCAGGGCCTTGAAACCGACATAGAAAGCGGCCAGAAGAAAAAACAAGGCGCCCTCTCGGAAATGGAGTTCCTCGCAACGGGAATAAGATCCCTTGAGATACAAGTGCTTCATGAAGAAAAAGATCACGATAGCCTCCTGAGTGAAATCAACCGTCTTCAAGACGGGCACCAGACCCTTCTTTTCGAGCAGGAAGAGGAGTCAAAAGAAGAGGCAGACCTCCTCCACCTGGAAAAATCCGAGCAAGAGGCCATCACCGGGACGGAACAGGCCAAAACCGAAAAGGAGGCAGCCATCATCCGGTGGCAGGAACTTTTAAGCAAAATCAGACAATCACTGGAAGAAGTCAAAGAAAGCGTGGTCCAGCTCAAAATGGCAACGGCCTCCCTCAAAGAGAAACAAGGCCACCTTCTTGAAAAACGAGATAGAATATCGCGCGAGCGGGAAGACCTCTCTCTCCGCTGCCGTGAAAAAGAACAACTTTTAACCTCTCTGCAGGAAAAGCTAGGCGCGGGAGAAAAAGAAGAGGGTGAAATCACAGCGTCTATTCAGGAAAGCAGCCTTGAACGGGAAGGCTTCCTGAGCCTCATCCGGGAAAAGAGAGAGGCACATGCGGCCGTTCTTCTAAACCGTCAGGATATTGAAGGAGAAATCGGGAAACTCCGCACCAGCATTGAACAGACAAAGAATGTATTGCAGGAAAAAGCCCTTCATAAAATGGAAGCAGGCATCAACCAGGAAAAAATAGAAGAAACCATCCTGATGAATTATCAGATCGAGATCGCAAACCAGGAAATGCTTCCGGTGGAGGATTTTTCTTTTGATGAGGCGCACGCTTCCGCGGCAAGGCTCCGTGGCACGCTCGAGCAGATGGGACCGGTCAATATGGGAGCCATCGAAGAGTACCAGGAACTTTCAACACGCTACGAATTCTTAACCTCCCAGGAAAAAGACCTCACGGAATCTATGGACAGCCTTCGGGAAGCGATCGCTAAGATCAACAAGACCACCCGCGGACTTTTTGTGGACACATTCCATAAACTAAACGAGAAGTTCGGTGAGGTCTTCAACTCCTTCTTCGGCGGAGGGAAGGCCGAATTGATCATGCTTGATGAAGCACACCCCCTTGAATCCGGGATCGAACTTCTCGCCCAGCCTCCCGGGAAAAAAACACGGAGCATCACACTGCTCTCCGGCGGAGAAAAGGCATTGACCGCAATTTCGCTCCTTTTCGCCGTTTTCCTGATCCATCCAAGTCCCTTCTCCATCCTGGACGAAATCGACGCCCCGCTCGATGAAGAGAATACCCGCCGCTTTACAAAAGCCATTCACAAGATGTCGGAAAAGACCCAACTCATCATCATCACCCACAATAAATTAACCATGGAAACCGCCGATGTACTATACGGGGTCACCATGGAAGAGACGGGAATTTCCAAATTGGTCTCGGTCAACCTGAAGAGTAAACCCCGAACAGACAGCCATCCTGTAGGAACCCCTGTTTCGGCAGGATAA
- the rimO gene encoding 30S ribosomal protein S12 methylthiotransferase RimO, with translation MSSQPETNGTETIKVGLVSLGCPKNQVDSELILGSLVQEGYVLTPKAEEADIIIVNTCGFIDQAKEESVDSLIAMGELKKEGRCKLLIATGCLTQRYPGDLLDQMPEIDAVLGTGDFPRIASLCRTLLNKKSDLRPRFTDATSYLQQLETPRLRLGPRHSAYVKVAEGCNYRCSFCAIPSFRGDLKSRPIDAIIDEVRRLAEEGVVEINLIAQSLTSFGIDRKNKGELNALLKALTRVDGIQWIRLFYTYPTDFSDDLIDLIAEEKKICSYIDLPLQHIDNTLLKKMNRKGKRDRIEALIRKLRQRIPEATLRSTFIVGFPGETDPAYETLSQFIKETEFDRLGIFTYSQEEGTSAYALGDPVPQEVKIARQEALIEMQRQISRQKNRKMIGTLQMVLVDGLSKETDLLLEGRWEGQAPDIDGVVLINDSGSRKLNPGEFVSVRIEAAHDYDLIGHVETPLAVLP, from the coding sequence TTGAGCAGTCAACCGGAAACGAACGGGACAGAAACAATCAAGGTCGGCCTTGTTAGCCTCGGCTGCCCTAAAAATCAGGTGGATTCTGAACTCATTCTGGGATCACTCGTTCAGGAGGGATACGTCTTAACGCCCAAGGCCGAAGAGGCGGACATTATTATCGTCAATACCTGCGGTTTTATCGATCAGGCCAAGGAGGAGTCGGTAGACTCCTTGATCGCCATGGGCGAACTCAAAAAAGAAGGGCGCTGCAAGCTCCTCATCGCCACCGGTTGTCTCACCCAGCGCTATCCCGGAGACCTGCTGGACCAAATGCCTGAGATCGATGCCGTCCTGGGAACGGGTGATTTCCCCAGGATCGCCTCTCTCTGCCGAACCCTCCTCAATAAAAAATCCGACCTCCGTCCCCGCTTTACCGATGCGACTTCCTACCTCCAGCAACTGGAAACGCCTCGCCTTCGCCTTGGGCCCAGGCATTCGGCCTACGTCAAAGTGGCGGAGGGCTGTAACTACCGATGCTCCTTCTGCGCGATTCCCTCTTTCCGGGGGGACCTCAAAAGCCGCCCGATCGATGCGATTATCGATGAAGTCCGACGATTGGCCGAGGAAGGGGTCGTGGAAATCAACCTCATTGCACAAAGCCTCACCAGCTTCGGCATAGATCGCAAAAATAAGGGGGAGTTAAACGCCTTGCTGAAGGCATTGACCCGTGTCGATGGCATTCAATGGATTCGCCTCTTCTACACCTACCCTACCGATTTCTCAGACGATCTCATTGACCTGATCGCCGAAGAAAAAAAGATCTGCAGCTACATTGACCTTCCCCTTCAGCACATCGACAACACCCTCCTGAAAAAAATGAACCGTAAAGGAAAACGAGATCGGATTGAGGCCCTTATCAGAAAACTCCGCCAGCGTATACCCGAAGCCACCCTACGGAGTACCTTTATTGTCGGTTTTCCGGGCGAGACCGACCCGGCTTATGAGACCCTCTCCCAGTTTATCAAAGAAACGGAGTTCGACCGGCTCGGAATCTTCACCTATTCGCAGGAGGAGGGGACCTCGGCCTACGCCCTTGGAGATCCCGTCCCCCAAGAAGTAAAGATCGCACGTCAGGAAGCCCTCATCGAGATGCAACGACAGATCTCAAGACAAAAGAATCGAAAAATGATCGGAACCCTTCAGATGGTTCTGGTGGATGGTCTTTCCAAAGAAACCGACCTCCTTTTGGAAGGAAGGTGGGAGGGGCAGGCCCCCGACATCGATGGTGTCGTCCTGATCAACGACAGCGGGTCGCGGAAATTAAACCCCGGTGAATTTGTCTCCGTGCGGATCGAAGCCGCCCATGATTACGACCTCATCGGCCATGTGGAAACGCCCCTGGCGGTTCTTCCCTGA
- the hemW gene encoding radical SAM family heme chaperone HemW produces the protein MKPTGLYIDFPFCVARCAFCGFSVQGYRERPAEAYAAALEKELRLHAKEALNRHRLITSIYFGGGTPTIYPVDLLTGLLSLCRKRFHIASDAEISMEAHPATINAANLVPLRKAGVNRLSIGVQSFSDKHLRVLGRNHNAREAREAFHAARQAGFSNIGIDLMYALPEQTAEEWEETLQAAIALSPEHIALYALSIEEGTLFHKKQEAGDLSLPSEEETIAFYETARTRLKQADYAQYEISNFARPGYASRHNLRYWDRGEILAVGLAAHSYLNREHRENTDSLSAYLEQLASDHLPLVRKAAIDAREEEVDKIIFGLRKSEGIPLQFVTHDLVHKKTANRLIKNCLLHLEDDRLRLTDKGIHFADEVAVAFL, from the coding sequence ATGAAACCCACCGGACTTTATATTGATTTCCCGTTCTGTGTGGCCCGCTGCGCCTTTTGCGGTTTTTCTGTGCAGGGTTACCGGGAGCGGCCTGCGGAGGCTTATGCCGCCGCACTTGAGAAAGAGCTGCGCCTCCACGCGAAAGAGGCCTTAAATCGTCATCGTTTGATCACCAGCATCTACTTCGGCGGCGGAACCCCGACGATTTACCCGGTGGATCTGCTCACGGGGCTCCTCTCTCTTTGCCGGAAACGCTTCCATATCGCATCCGACGCCGAGATCTCCATGGAGGCTCATCCGGCGACCATCAATGCCGCCAACCTCGTTCCTCTTCGCAAAGCAGGCGTCAACCGTCTCTCCATCGGCGTACAATCTTTCTCGGACAAACACTTGCGTGTGCTCGGAAGAAATCATAACGCCCGGGAAGCCCGAGAAGCCTTTCACGCTGCACGGCAGGCCGGCTTTAGCAATATCGGCATTGATCTGATGTATGCCCTGCCCGAACAAACGGCAGAAGAATGGGAAGAGACCCTTCAGGCGGCGATTGCGCTCTCACCGGAACATATCGCCCTCTACGCCCTCTCCATAGAAGAAGGGACCCTCTTTCACAAGAAACAAGAGGCCGGAGACCTTTCTCTTCCTTCTGAGGAAGAGACGATCGCGTTCTACGAGACCGCCCGGACCCGGCTCAAACAGGCCGACTACGCGCAATACGAGATCTCCAATTTTGCCCGTCCCGGCTATGCCTCCCGGCACAACCTTCGCTATTGGGACCGGGGAGAGATTCTTGCCGTCGGGCTCGCAGCCCATTCCTATCTCAACCGGGAACACAGGGAGAATACCGATTCACTCTCCGCTTACTTGGAACAGCTTGCATCAGATCATCTTCCACTTGTACGAAAGGCGGCGATTGATGCGAGAGAAGAAGAGGTTGACAAGATCATCTTCGGCTTGAGAAAATCAGAAGGCATTCCCCTGCAATTCGTAACACATGATTTGGTCCACAAGAAAACGGCCAACCGCCTGATCAAAAACTGCCTCCTTCACCTTGAAGACGACCGACTCCGACTCACAGACAAAGGCATCCACTTTGCCGATGAGGTCGCCGTCGCTTTTTTATAA
- a CDS encoding DUF4124 domain-containing protein — protein MGLSLRFGLVAVQLITIFMLTSGLADSTVYTWKDEAGVTTFSDNPNSAPDGVQTRVFIAQSSRQEPSETRVMEEGPGQNSGIPTTLVSQGEFSVLLVRELGYSGGQTPEAAARILSNIPIIPPFGGWDLDAPMTPEITSRLRATTIMAPQKGWISVTPEQALHAFDSAAALVGIPIPVDRNAEVQEALPPDQGIAYVNVVTQGKFAVHLSRELGLGKDLTDEEATRILSDLRVAPPLGKWEHSAAMTPVLTSRLRTLAVAASQMGWIAVTPEEALFAFDSAAVLSGVSIPVELDAEAMTASPRTVVVPPLVYLSPPPYIIAPYYTWVPVSGGFLWHGTTMRGFFALHSIHINIHFFNGHRFAFRPRSIRHHFLDHLRRRHLKNRHVIRRPVDRTAGLFTTPFVRPFPSLRHRQGGFRDREHIIRHRMSGRRPIESHLVNKHIMRRSTNYLLGRIPPYTEARPHIRNHQRGSRNSLHLRKPHRGGSHNRKDILHNRTANGKHRVRHLPPPAQHLATKRTAPSAPHALSRSPRNTRPSTFTKRQGKRGRNGNTSGRHRRR, from the coding sequence ATGGGTTTGTCTCTCCGGTTCGGGTTGGTTGCTGTCCAATTGATCACCATCTTTATGCTGACCTCCGGTCTTGCAGATTCGACGGTATACACATGGAAAGATGAAGCCGGAGTCACAACTTTCAGCGACAATCCAAATTCGGCACCCGATGGGGTTCAGACGAGGGTCTTTATAGCCCAATCTTCAAGACAAGAACCGTCCGAGACCCGTGTGATGGAAGAGGGGCCGGGGCAAAACTCTGGCATTCCGACAACCCTTGTCTCCCAAGGAGAATTTTCGGTTCTTCTGGTGAGAGAACTCGGCTACAGCGGGGGCCAGACACCTGAAGCAGCGGCCCGAATCCTGTCAAATATCCCCATCATTCCACCCTTCGGCGGTTGGGACCTCGACGCGCCCATGACTCCGGAGATCACCTCCCGGCTTCGGGCGACAACCATCATGGCCCCGCAAAAGGGATGGATTTCGGTGACACCTGAACAGGCCCTCCACGCCTTTGATTCTGCAGCCGCCCTGGTGGGTATCCCGATACCTGTTGACCGCAACGCTGAAGTCCAGGAGGCCTTGCCCCCGGATCAGGGTATCGCATATGTGAATGTTGTCACCCAGGGAAAGTTTGCAGTCCACCTGTCCCGGGAACTGGGACTGGGCAAGGATCTGACAGACGAAGAGGCGACCCGAATCCTGTCGGATCTTCGCGTTGCGCCGCCCCTCGGAAAATGGGAACACAGCGCGGCCATGACTCCTGTGCTGACATCGCGGCTTCGGACACTTGCGGTCGCAGCCTCACAAATGGGATGGATTGCGGTCACACCCGAAGAAGCCCTTTTTGCCTTCGATAGTGCGGCCGTCCTCTCGGGCGTTTCAATTCCCGTTGAACTCGACGCCGAGGCAATGACGGCCTCGCCGCGTACGGTAGTCGTTCCACCTCTGGTCTATCTATCTCCTCCGCCTTATATCATTGCCCCATACTACACTTGGGTTCCCGTATCGGGCGGATTTCTCTGGCATGGCACGACCATGCGTGGATTCTTTGCGCTTCATAGCATCCATATCAATATCCATTTTTTTAACGGCCACCGCTTTGCGTTTAGGCCGCGGTCCATTCGCCACCATTTTTTAGATCATCTAAGAAGACGTCATCTGAAAAACAGGCATGTCATCCGTCGTCCTGTGGACCGGACTGCCGGTTTGTTTACAACACCATTTGTCCGACCGTTTCCTTCGCTTCGACATCGCCAAGGTGGCTTCCGTGACCGGGAACATATTATCCGTCATAGAATGTCAGGAAGGAGGCCTATTGAGAGTCATCTTGTGAACAAGCATATTATGCGTCGGTCTACAAACTATCTATTAGGTCGTATACCTCCATACACAGAAGCAAGGCCTCACATTCGTAATCATCAGAGGGGGTCAAGAAATTCTCTCCATTTACGGAAGCCCCATCGAGGAGGTTCCCATAACCGGAAAGATATCCTCCACAACCGGACAGCAAATGGAAAACATAGAGTTCGCCATTTACCACCCCCTGCTCAACATCTTGCAACAAAGCGAACAGCCCCATCCGCACCACACGCGCTCAGCCGATCTCCCCGAAATACCCGTCCTTCGACTTTTACAAAAAGGCAGGGGAAACGGGGGCGAAACGGAAACACCTCAGGCCGTCACCGCAGACGGTGA
- a CDS encoding methyltransferase domain-containing protein, producing MLTKTEMLSYGVRALRSPHPEIRKLKRHYPSSVHGNKIWASSWLLMDYFKRRGLAQGARVMELGCGWGLTGIYCAKNHGAIVTGVDTDPDVFPYLQMHADLNKVKITTLIKPFEKLKTEELMNVDVLIGADICFWKSMVDALTKSLRRAIRSEVPLILIADPGREPFEKMGETFIKSQKGEVLDWSVKRPREIQGQILKIGKWERRSDK from the coding sequence ATGCTCACTAAAACCGAGATGCTTTCTTATGGGGTGCGCGCTTTGCGGTCACCTCACCCTGAAATAAGGAAACTCAAGCGGCATTACCCCTCATCTGTGCATGGAAATAAAATCTGGGCCTCCAGTTGGTTGCTGATGGATTATTTCAAGCGTAGGGGATTGGCTCAAGGCGCGCGCGTGATGGAGCTGGGCTGTGGATGGGGTTTGACGGGGATATATTGTGCCAAAAACCATGGCGCGATTGTCACGGGAGTCGATACGGACCCGGATGTTTTTCCTTATTTACAAATGCATGCGGATCTGAATAAAGTGAAGATCACGACCCTAATAAAACCGTTTGAAAAGCTGAAGACGGAAGAACTCATGAATGTCGATGTCTTGATCGGCGCAGATATCTGTTTTTGGAAAAGTATGGTTGATGCGCTAACAAAATCACTTCGGCGCGCGATTAGGTCAGAGGTTCCCCTGATACTGATTGCCGATCCCGGACGAGAACCCTTTGAAAAAATGGGCGAGACCTTTATCAAAAGTCAAAAAGGAGAAGTGTTGGATTGGAGCGTAAAGCGTCCGCGGGAGATACAGGGACAAATTCTAAAGATCGGAAAGTGGGAAAGGAGGTCAGATAAATGA
- a CDS encoding DUF4212 domain-containing protein, protein MSKALRHHRSSYWRKNLQYLSILLTIWFVVAYGFGILFVDDLDTIRIGGFQLGFWFAQQGAIYVFVFLIFVYVRLMKRLDKAYALGERDAKAS, encoded by the coding sequence ATGAGCAAAGCCCTGCGTCATCATCGATCTTCCTACTGGAGGAAAAATCTCCAGTACCTGAGTATCTTGTTGACGATCTGGTTCGTCGTGGCTTACGGCTTCGGCATTCTTTTTGTTGATGACCTGGATACGATTCGAATCGGGGGCTTTCAACTCGGTTTCTGGTTTGCGCAACAGGGGGCCATTTATGTCTTTGTCTTCTTGATTTTTGTGTATGTCCGGCTGATGAAGCGTCTCGACAAGGCATACGCTCTTGGCGAGAGGGACGCTAAGGCCTCATGA